A stretch of Anaeromyxobacter dehalogenans 2CP-1 DNA encodes these proteins:
- a CDS encoding Ig-like domain-containing alpha-2-macroglobulin family protein, whose amino-acid sequence MLRTPLAALLAAFALTACGRGCGPAPTPDGLALSPLPEPPPLAIPEGALAAAGELAVVAARPVGPVEGEVRPAITFSRPVVALGASDPAHDPAAAITISPPVEGEWRWLGSATVELVPRALLPLATRFTVTVPAGLRAVDGAALAAPYAFTFETPRPAVQRLLPREGYGWLAPSEPVSLVLDQPVRDLAAHLRLKVGGEDGWPYALKEIPVVAEKPAAPGRRLPAPEPAARTGRDRRVRYEVTPRRPYPLDTPVELRIEGALAGAEGPLTLEGAPRFALRTYGPLRVAAVEPCWWGGERCPRGPVRIRTTNPVDRATLAAAITITPPVKIDWDEVDVTGPDASAAEVILPAAFAPGTRYRIAIGPALRDVFGQALAQRSERTFDTSDLEPELDAGEELALLEAGGDGALPVGATNLATVEATLAPLDVPAVARLLARPDRADLGGGPAVSRTLDVSGPRNTGRTVPLPVRELLAGRGTTLFAVRVVAPEIHVEQPWQRWRRERRIVGQLTDLAVHAKLGATRGVVWVTRLSDGKPVPGAEVALHDRDGIERWRGRAGADGLAEVPGLAEIIPPAGKERQYPWATPFALVSARAGGDLGVTLSSWSGGLDPAAQDVPTDWDGTEPRPLGGVFADRGIYRPGEKVHLKGLVRTRALGRIGTPARGKATVTVLSARGKEIWSGEAALTPFGTWSAELPIPGDAPLGAFEVRARVEAGGAVLPYHAGFRVEEYRAPQFQVDVTPPAREVTAGEPLRAEVLARYLFGGAMPKAAVRWTATRESIEFQPPGHPGFAFGPQTWWWDDEAPRRTADVVASGSGETGDTGHLAIDAGKAEATGGRTFAVTLEAEVTDVNRQRLASRAAVTVHPAAVYAGVRRRGTGFAEAGRPGELEVIAAAPDGAMRAGIAVELVVKKREWRWIRKKGVGGRWVTESEVVEERAGGCALRTRDEPVACAFTPPAPALYVAEATLKDAQGRAQVTRFPFYATGPGWVSWQREDTGRIDLVPDRSSYQPGEVAKVLVKSPFPRAEAILTVEREGVRSARRVTLEGSATTLEVPITEEDIPNVFVSVLLVRGRVAAAEAGGEAPGGAGADPGRPEVRVGYAKLAVERRAKRLQVALQPDRAEKRPREPVEVQIRVTDHAGKGTPAEVTVWAVDEGILRLTGYEPPDPVALVHPERGLSVRLGESLIHLVERRRYGEKGRSPGGGGGGEGAGAGFRTRFETTVLFAPEVRTDAEGRATVRFTVPDNLTTWRIMAVAVSRGDRMGAGRSKVTVSKPLLALPALPRLARVGDRFEAGVVVHAPGAPAQEVEVRAEASGLVLDGQAVKKVRLDGAPREVRFAFRAEAPGQAVLRFAARGAAGQDGVEQRLPVRLAVEQEAVAVSGDTRDRRREALAPPAGARPDVGGLEVRLASTALAGFSEGMRQLVEYPYGCLEQLSSRLVPFIALRELQGRLGLRHLPGERAPAPPDWARAWLGDEVFRIQETDDPDEVVRRTVKAIERLQGPDGGYRYWASSECSAPWASSYAVLALGRAAELGYPVDRAALSRGQRYLAGTVAAGRCTRCGGSCATPDDPTRVFALYALARTRAPKASFHAELVARRASLPLFSQAMLADALLVTGSRDEGRRVLQEVLNHVKESPTGAHLEEADPRTYAPLWSSDTRTTGIVLGTLASTLPDHPYVPKMAAWLAGVRRADGRFRNTQEAAFALLALSEVMRAREKDVPDFTARVSLAGAEVASARFAGRSAEAVRREVPMARLPRGGGALDFARDGAAGVLYYGAVLRWAPAELPREPLERGIHVQRWIEPYAGGGQVRAVAAGELVRIRVRLGTSQERHHVAVSVPVPAGLEIVDTSLATTAAVATAPAAGQDEGEDAEEGEGYAWESAEDLSEEEAGSPEGWAFRFWSPFNHQERRDDRLVLFADALPPGLHLATFVARATTPGTFLLAPARAEEMYAPEVFGRSDAGTFEVRAGGGR is encoded by the coding sequence ATGCTCCGCACCCCGCTCGCCGCCCTGCTGGCGGCCTTCGCCCTCACCGCCTGCGGCCGCGGCTGCGGCCCCGCGCCGACGCCGGACGGCCTGGCGCTCTCGCCGCTGCCGGAGCCGCCCCCGCTCGCCATCCCCGAGGGCGCGCTGGCCGCGGCCGGCGAGCTGGCGGTGGTGGCGGCGCGGCCGGTGGGGCCGGTGGAGGGCGAGGTCCGGCCCGCCATCACCTTCTCGCGGCCGGTGGTGGCGCTCGGCGCGAGCGACCCGGCCCATGATCCCGCGGCCGCGATCACGATCTCGCCGCCGGTCGAGGGCGAGTGGCGCTGGCTGGGCTCGGCCACGGTGGAGCTCGTGCCGCGCGCGCTCCTCCCGCTCGCGACGCGGTTCACCGTCACCGTCCCGGCCGGCCTGCGCGCGGTGGACGGCGCCGCGCTCGCCGCACCCTACGCGTTCACGTTCGAGACGCCGCGCCCGGCGGTGCAGCGGCTCCTGCCGCGCGAGGGCTACGGCTGGCTGGCGCCGAGCGAGCCGGTGTCGCTCGTGCTCGACCAGCCGGTGCGGGACCTCGCCGCCCATCTCAGGCTGAAGGTCGGCGGCGAGGACGGCTGGCCCTACGCGCTGAAGGAGATCCCGGTCGTCGCCGAGAAGCCCGCCGCCCCCGGGCGTCGCCTGCCGGCGCCGGAGCCGGCCGCGCGCACCGGCCGCGATCGCCGGGTCCGGTACGAGGTCACGCCCCGGCGTCCGTACCCGCTCGACACGCCGGTGGAGCTGCGCATCGAGGGCGCGCTCGCCGGCGCCGAGGGCCCGCTGACGCTGGAGGGCGCGCCGCGCTTCGCGCTCCGGACCTACGGGCCGCTGCGCGTCGCCGCGGTGGAGCCCTGCTGGTGGGGCGGGGAGCGTTGCCCGCGGGGCCCGGTCCGGATCCGCACCACCAACCCGGTGGACCGCGCCACGCTCGCCGCCGCGATCACCATCACGCCTCCGGTGAAGATCGACTGGGACGAGGTGGACGTCACCGGCCCGGACGCCAGCGCCGCGGAGGTGATCCTGCCGGCCGCGTTCGCGCCCGGGACCCGCTACCGGATCGCGATCGGGCCGGCGCTTCGCGACGTGTTCGGCCAGGCCCTGGCGCAGCGGTCCGAGCGGACCTTCGACACCTCCGATCTCGAGCCCGAGCTGGACGCCGGCGAGGAGCTGGCGCTGCTCGAGGCGGGCGGGGACGGGGCGCTGCCGGTCGGCGCCACCAATCTGGCGACGGTGGAGGCGACGCTCGCGCCGCTCGACGTGCCCGCGGTGGCGCGGCTGCTGGCGAGGCCGGATCGCGCCGACCTGGGCGGCGGGCCGGCGGTGTCCCGCACGCTGGACGTGTCGGGGCCGCGCAACACCGGCCGCACCGTGCCGCTCCCGGTGCGCGAGCTGCTGGCGGGCCGCGGCACCACGCTGTTTGCGGTGCGGGTGGTGGCCCCGGAGATCCACGTCGAGCAGCCCTGGCAGCGGTGGCGGCGCGAGCGGCGGATCGTCGGCCAGCTCACCGACCTCGCGGTGCACGCGAAGCTCGGCGCGACCCGCGGCGTGGTGTGGGTGACGCGGCTCTCCGACGGGAAGCCGGTGCCCGGCGCGGAGGTCGCGCTGCACGATCGCGATGGCATCGAGCGCTGGCGCGGACGGGCCGGCGCCGACGGGCTCGCCGAGGTGCCCGGGCTGGCGGAGATCATCCCGCCGGCCGGGAAGGAGCGGCAGTACCCGTGGGCCACGCCGTTCGCGCTGGTCTCGGCGCGGGCCGGCGGCGACCTCGGCGTCACGCTCTCGAGCTGGTCGGGCGGCCTCGATCCGGCGGCGCAGGACGTCCCCACCGACTGGGACGGGACCGAGCCGCGGCCGCTCGGCGGCGTGTTCGCCGACCGCGGCATCTACCGGCCCGGCGAGAAGGTGCACCTGAAGGGCCTCGTCCGCACCCGCGCGCTGGGCCGGATCGGGACGCCCGCCCGCGGGAAGGCGACCGTCACCGTTCTGAGCGCGCGCGGCAAGGAGATCTGGTCCGGCGAGGCGGCGCTGACGCCGTTCGGGACCTGGTCCGCCGAGCTGCCCATCCCGGGCGACGCGCCGCTCGGCGCGTTCGAGGTGCGCGCGCGGGTGGAGGCGGGCGGGGCGGTGCTGCCCTACCACGCCGGGTTCCGCGTGGAGGAGTACCGCGCGCCGCAGTTCCAGGTGGACGTCACCCCGCCGGCCCGCGAGGTGACCGCGGGCGAGCCGCTCCGCGCCGAGGTGCTGGCCCGCTACCTGTTCGGCGGGGCCATGCCGAAGGCGGCGGTGCGCTGGACCGCCACCCGCGAGTCGATCGAGTTCCAGCCGCCCGGCCACCCGGGCTTTGCGTTCGGCCCGCAGACCTGGTGGTGGGACGACGAGGCGCCCCGGCGCACGGCGGACGTGGTCGCCTCCGGCTCGGGCGAGACCGGCGACACCGGCCACCTCGCCATCGACGCCGGCAAGGCCGAGGCCACCGGCGGCCGGACCTTCGCGGTGACGCTCGAGGCCGAGGTCACCGACGTGAACCGGCAGCGGCTCGCCTCCCGCGCCGCGGTCACCGTCCACCCGGCGGCGGTGTACGCCGGCGTGCGGCGCCGGGGCACCGGGTTCGCCGAGGCGGGGAGGCCGGGCGAGCTGGAGGTGATCGCCGCGGCGCCCGACGGCGCGATGCGGGCCGGGATCGCGGTGGAGCTCGTGGTGAAGAAGCGCGAGTGGCGCTGGATCCGCAAGAAGGGCGTGGGCGGCCGCTGGGTGACCGAGAGCGAGGTGGTGGAGGAGCGGGCTGGCGGTTGCGCGCTGCGCACGCGGGACGAGCCGGTGGCGTGCGCGTTCACGCCGCCGGCGCCGGCGCTCTACGTGGCCGAGGCCACGCTGAAGGACGCGCAGGGGCGCGCGCAGGTCACGCGCTTCCCGTTTTACGCGACCGGCCCGGGCTGGGTTTCCTGGCAGCGCGAGGACACCGGCCGCATCGACCTCGTGCCCGACCGCTCGAGCTACCAGCCGGGCGAGGTGGCAAAGGTGCTGGTGAAGAGCCCGTTCCCCCGCGCCGAGGCCATCCTCACGGTGGAGCGCGAGGGCGTGCGCTCCGCGCGGCGGGTGACGCTGGAGGGCAGCGCCACCACGCTGGAGGTGCCCATCACCGAGGAGGACATCCCGAACGTCTTCGTGTCGGTGCTGCTGGTGCGCGGCCGGGTCGCCGCGGCGGAGGCGGGCGGCGAGGCGCCGGGCGGCGCGGGCGCCGATCCGGGCCGCCCCGAGGTGCGCGTGGGCTACGCGAAGCTCGCGGTGGAGCGGCGCGCGAAGCGGCTCCAGGTGGCGCTTCAGCCGGACCGGGCCGAGAAGCGGCCGCGCGAGCCGGTGGAGGTGCAGATCCGCGTCACCGACCACGCCGGGAAGGGCACGCCGGCCGAGGTCACCGTGTGGGCGGTGGACGAGGGCATCCTCAGGCTCACCGGCTACGAGCCGCCGGATCCGGTGGCGCTGGTCCACCCGGAGCGCGGCCTGTCGGTGCGCCTGGGCGAGTCGCTCATCCACCTGGTGGAGCGGCGGCGCTACGGCGAGAAGGGCCGCTCGCCGGGCGGGGGCGGCGGCGGGGAGGGCGCGGGCGCCGGCTTCCGCACGCGCTTCGAGACCACGGTGCTGTTCGCGCCGGAGGTGCGGACCGACGCGGAGGGTCGGGCCACGGTGCGCTTCACCGTGCCCGACAACCTCACCACCTGGCGCATCATGGCGGTGGCGGTGTCGCGCGGCGACCGGATGGGCGCGGGCCGGTCGAAGGTGACCGTGTCGAAGCCGCTCCTGGCGCTCCCGGCGCTGCCGCGGCTGGCGCGGGTCGGCGACCGGTTCGAGGCCGGCGTGGTGGTGCACGCGCCGGGCGCGCCGGCGCAGGAGGTGGAGGTCCGCGCCGAGGCGAGCGGGCTCGTCCTCGACGGCCAGGCGGTGAAGAAGGTGCGGCTCGACGGGGCGCCGCGCGAGGTGCGGTTCGCGTTCCGCGCCGAGGCGCCGGGCCAGGCGGTGCTCCGCTTCGCCGCGCGCGGCGCGGCCGGGCAGGACGGGGTGGAGCAGCGGCTCCCGGTGCGGCTCGCGGTGGAGCAGGAGGCGGTGGCCGTCTCGGGCGACACGCGCGATCGCCGGCGCGAGGCGCTGGCGCCGCCGGCCGGGGCGCGGCCGGACGTGGGCGGCCTGGAGGTGCGGCTCGCCTCCACCGCGCTGGCCGGCTTCTCCGAGGGCATGCGGCAGCTCGTGGAGTACCCGTACGGCTGCCTGGAGCAGCTCTCCTCGAGGCTGGTCCCGTTCATCGCGCTGCGCGAGCTGCAGGGCCGGCTCGGGCTGCGTCACCTGCCCGGCGAGCGCGCGCCGGCGCCGCCGGACTGGGCGCGCGCGTGGCTGGGCGACGAGGTGTTCCGGATCCAGGAGACCGACGATCCGGACGAGGTGGTCCGGCGGACGGTGAAGGCCATCGAGCGGCTGCAGGGGCCGGACGGCGGCTACCGCTACTGGGCGTCCTCGGAGTGCTCGGCGCCGTGGGCGTCGTCGTACGCGGTGCTGGCGCTGGGCCGGGCCGCCGAGCTGGGCTACCCGGTGGATCGCGCGGCGCTCTCGCGCGGGCAGCGGTACCTCGCCGGCACGGTGGCCGCCGGGCGCTGCACGCGTTGCGGCGGCTCCTGCGCCACCCCAGACGATCCCACCCGCGTGTTCGCGCTGTACGCGCTCGCGCGCACCCGCGCCCCGAAGGCGTCCTTCCACGCCGAGCTGGTGGCGCGCCGCGCGAGCCTGCCCCTGTTCTCGCAGGCCATGCTGGCCGACGCGCTGCTCGTCACGGGCAGCCGCGACGAGGGCCGGCGCGTGCTGCAGGAGGTGCTGAACCACGTGAAGGAGTCGCCCACCGGGGCGCACCTCGAGGAGGCCGACCCGCGCACGTACGCGCCGCTCTGGTCGTCCGACACCCGCACCACCGGCATCGTGCTCGGGACGCTCGCGTCGACCCTGCCCGATCACCCGTACGTGCCGAAGATGGCGGCCTGGCTGGCCGGGGTCCGCCGGGCCGACGGGCGCTTCCGCAACACGCAGGAGGCGGCGTTCGCGCTGCTCGCGCTGTCCGAGGTGATGCGCGCCCGCGAGAAGGACGTGCCCGACTTCACCGCCCGGGTCTCGCTCGCCGGCGCCGAGGTGGCCTCGGCGCGCTTCGCCGGCCGGAGCGCCGAGGCGGTGCGCCGCGAGGTCCCCATGGCGCGCCTGCCGCGCGGCGGCGGCGCGCTCGACTTCGCGCGCGACGGGGCCGCGGGCGTCCTCTACTACGGCGCGGTGCTGCGCTGGGCTCCCGCCGAGCTGCCGCGGGAGCCGCTCGAGCGCGGCATCCACGTGCAGCGCTGGATCGAGCCGTATGCCGGGGGCGGCCAGGTGCGCGCGGTCGCGGCCGGCGAGCTGGTGCGGATCCGGGTGCGGCTCGGCACCTCGCAGGAGCGCCACCACGTGGCGGTCTCGGTGCCGGTGCCCGCCGGGCTGGAGATCGTGGACACCTCGCTCGCCACCACCGCCGCCGTGGCGACCGCGCCGGCCGCAGGCCAGGACGAGGGCGAGGACGCCGAGGAGGGCGAGGGCTACGCCTGGGAGTCGGCCGAGGACCTGTCGGAGGAGGAGGCGGGATCGCCGGAGGGCTGGGCGTTCCGCTTCTGGAGCCCGTTCAACCACCAGGAGCGGCGGGACGACCGGCTGGTGCTGTTCGCCGACGCGCTGCCGCCGGGGCTGCACCTGGCGACGTTCGTGGCCCGCGCCACCACCCCCGGGACGTTCCTGCTCGCGCCGGCGCGGGCCGAGGAGATGTACGCGCCGGAGGTGTTCGGCCGCTCCGACGCGGGCACGTTCGAGGTGCGGGCCGGCGGCGGCCGCTAG
- the pbpC gene encoding penicillin-binding protein 1C, protein MREAFQRAARALRPALARLAAALGGLGAVAALAAAVFVAWPLPDGLLERRPVAAVRFTDRDGGLLREVASRADGRSVPLPPGEPVPPRVRAAFLAAEDARFDRHPGVDPLAVARAGWQLVRYRRVVSGASTLTMQLARALVPHPRTAGGKALEALWALRLEAHLGKDELLRAYLDRVPLGGDLHGVEAAAGLYFGRPARTLSAAQAALLAGLARAPTALDPLRRPEASRDRALAVLGRMEALGLVRAEEARLAREAPLDLAAAERSFEAPHLVDALSARLGALGLDAAAEVETTLDRGLQRDVEDLVRAELAGDPRLGNAAVVVVDNASGEVLAYVGSADFLDAAGLGQNDGVRARRQPGSALKPFAYGLALARGWTAASVLSDVEVRLATPTGDWVPRNYDRRAHGPVPLRAALQNSYNVPAVRLAEALGPERVLRTLGAAGFESLSGGADRYGAGVVLGNGDATLRELARAYRGLARGGVLEPLREVRAGRDAAGRPLAVARELAPRRFLPAGAVALLTDVLSDEAARAPAFGVHNALRLPFPVAAKTGTSRAYVDNWTAGYTAERTVAVWVGSFDGRPMQGVSGITGAGPIFARVMVRAMRGIEPAPLVDRGRFIHARVCPLTGLRAGPGCPGALDEVFLPGTAPSATCGAHARGPGGPVALAPELLGWARAEGIAAVADGRAPGATGAGGARVLLPAEGDEYLVEAGYPAGAQGIPLRLALPPGTVRAEVRVGDERLALGPPFAGRLEARPGRHRLEVWLPGGAAPAAVSTFTVRGAQ, encoded by the coding sequence GTGCGCGAGGCGTTCCAGCGGGCCGCGAGGGCCCTCCGTCCCGCCCTCGCGCGGCTCGCGGCCGCGCTCGGCGGCCTGGGCGCGGTCGCCGCGCTCGCGGCGGCGGTGTTCGTCGCCTGGCCGCTGCCGGACGGCCTGCTCGAGCGCCGGCCGGTGGCGGCGGTGCGCTTCACCGACCGTGACGGCGGGCTCCTGCGCGAGGTGGCCTCGCGGGCGGACGGGCGCAGCGTGCCGCTGCCACCGGGCGAGCCGGTGCCGCCGCGGGTCCGCGCCGCGTTCCTCGCCGCGGAGGACGCGCGCTTCGACCGCCACCCCGGCGTGGACCCGCTGGCGGTGGCCCGCGCCGGCTGGCAGCTCGTCCGGTACCGGCGGGTGGTGTCGGGCGCGTCCACCCTCACCATGCAGCTCGCCCGCGCGCTCGTCCCGCACCCGCGCACCGCGGGCGGCAAGGCGCTCGAGGCGCTGTGGGCGCTGCGGCTCGAGGCGCACCTCGGCAAGGACGAGCTCCTCCGCGCGTACCTCGACCGCGTCCCGCTCGGCGGCGACCTGCACGGCGTGGAGGCGGCGGCCGGGCTGTACTTCGGCCGTCCGGCGCGGACGCTCTCCGCGGCGCAGGCGGCGCTGCTCGCCGGGCTGGCGCGCGCACCCACCGCGCTCGATCCGCTCCGGCGGCCCGAGGCCTCGCGCGACCGCGCCCTGGCGGTGCTCGGTCGGATGGAGGCGCTCGGCCTCGTCCGCGCCGAGGAGGCGCGGCTGGCCCGGGAGGCGCCGCTCGACCTCGCCGCGGCCGAGCGGAGCTTCGAGGCGCCGCACCTGGTGGACGCGCTCTCGGCCCGGCTGGGCGCGCTGGGGCTCGACGCCGCCGCCGAGGTGGAGACCACGCTGGACCGCGGCCTGCAGCGCGACGTGGAGGACCTCGTCCGCGCCGAGCTGGCCGGCGATCCGCGCCTCGGCAACGCCGCCGTCGTCGTGGTGGACAACGCGAGCGGCGAGGTGCTCGCGTACGTCGGCTCGGCGGACTTCCTCGACGCGGCCGGGCTCGGCCAGAACGACGGCGTGCGGGCACGCCGCCAGCCGGGCTCGGCGCTGAAGCCGTTCGCCTACGGCCTGGCGCTCGCCCGCGGCTGGACCGCGGCGTCGGTCCTGTCCGACGTGGAGGTCCGGCTCGCCACCCCGACCGGCGACTGGGTCCCGCGCAACTACGACCGGCGGGCGCACGGCCCGGTGCCGCTCCGGGCCGCGCTGCAGAACAGCTACAACGTGCCCGCGGTGCGGCTGGCCGAGGCGCTCGGGCCGGAGCGGGTGCTGCGCACGCTCGGGGCGGCCGGGTTCGAGTCGCTGTCCGGCGGCGCCGACCGCTACGGCGCCGGGGTGGTGCTGGGGAACGGCGACGCGACCCTGCGCGAGCTGGCGCGCGCGTACCGCGGGCTCGCCCGCGGCGGCGTGCTGGAGCCGCTCCGCGAGGTGCGGGCTGGGCGCGACGCGGCCGGGCGGCCGCTGGCGGTGGCGCGCGAGCTCGCGCCGCGGCGCTTCCTGCCGGCGGGCGCGGTGGCGCTGCTCACCGACGTCCTCTCCGACGAGGCGGCACGTGCACCCGCCTTCGGCGTGCACAACGCGCTCCGGCTCCCGTTCCCGGTGGCGGCGAAGACCGGGACCTCGCGCGCGTACGTGGACAACTGGACGGCGGGCTACACCGCCGAGCGGACCGTGGCGGTGTGGGTGGGGAGCTTCGACGGGCGCCCGATGCAGGGCGTCTCCGGGATCACCGGGGCCGGGCCCATCTTCGCCCGGGTGATGGTGCGCGCCATGCGCGGCATCGAGCCCGCGCCGCTGGTGGACCGCGGCCGCTTCATCCACGCCCGCGTGTGCCCGCTCACCGGCCTGCGCGCAGGCCCTGGCTGCCCGGGCGCGCTCGACGAGGTCTTCCTGCCCGGCACGGCGCCCTCGGCGACCTGCGGTGCGCACGCGCGCGGCCCGGGCGGGCCGGTGGCGCTCGCGCCGGAGCTGCTGGGCTGGGCGCGGGCCGAAGGGATCGCGGCCGTGGCCGACGGGCGCGCTCCGGGAGCCACTGGCGCCGGCGGGGCGCGGGTGCTCCTCCCCGCCGAGGGCGACGAGTACCTGGTCGAGGCGGGCTATCCGGCGGGCGCGCAGGGCATCCCGCTGCGGCTGGCGCTGCCGCCGGGCACGGTGCGGGCGGAGGTGCGGGTCGGGGACGAGCGGCTCGCGCTCGGGCCGCCGTTCGCGGGGCGGCTCGAGGCCCGGCCCGGGCGCCACCGGCTGGAGGTGTGGCTCCCCGGCGGTGCCGCGCCGGCCGCGGTCAGCACCTTCACGGTGCGGGGCGCGCAGTGA
- a CDS encoding class I SAM-dependent methyltransferase, with the protein MPKPFDEAHAATYDQHFAALAPMRDALQLVTGLALGELPAGARILCAGAGTGAELLYLAAAFPGWRFTAVDPSGPMLRRCRAKAEAAGVADRCRFHEGTVEELPGEAGDHDGATALLVSQFLVDRAAREAFFRAIAGRLRPGAPLVVADLAAPSLSGELIALWKRAWLHAGVPPEQVARMAETLAEQVAVLPPDEVAAIVAAGGFDEPLRCFQSILIHGWLARRSASP; encoded by the coding sequence ATGCCGAAGCCCTTCGACGAGGCGCACGCAGCCACCTACGACCAGCACTTCGCCGCGCTCGCCCCGATGCGCGACGCGTTGCAGCTCGTGACCGGGCTCGCGCTCGGCGAGCTGCCCGCCGGCGCCCGCATCCTCTGCGCCGGTGCGGGCACCGGGGCCGAGCTCCTGTACCTCGCGGCGGCGTTCCCGGGGTGGCGCTTCACCGCCGTCGATCCCTCGGGGCCGATGCTCCGTCGCTGCCGGGCGAAGGCGGAGGCCGCCGGGGTCGCCGACCGGTGCCGGTTCCACGAGGGCACGGTCGAGGAGCTCCCCGGCGAGGCGGGCGACCACGACGGCGCGACGGCGCTGCTCGTGTCGCAGTTCCTGGTGGATCGCGCGGCGCGGGAGGCATTCTTCCGCGCCATCGCCGGCCGCCTGCGGCCCGGGGCGCCGCTCGTGGTGGCGGACCTGGCCGCGCCGTCGCTGTCGGGCGAGCTGATCGCGCTGTGGAAGCGCGCGTGGCTGCACGCGGGCGTGCCGCCGGAGCAGGTCGCGCGGATGGCCGAGACGCTCGCCGAGCAGGTGGCGGTGCTCCCGCCGGACGAGGTCGCCGCCATCGTCGCGGCGGGCGGCTTCGACGAGCCCCTCCGCTGCTTCCAGAGCATCCTCATCCACGGGTGGCTGGCGCGGCGGAGCGCCTCCCCGTGA
- a CDS encoding SpoIID/LytB domain-containing protein encodes MLLLVGPGSASHAAPSVAAPAAASSAAAAGPSIEVELLARLAPRRIELEGGGRRRSVAAAGDGLRVDGEPAGAVLSLPVRTWRIVPGAAAGPAARPRTYRAALRIRAERGVLRVRATLALEDYVAGVVASEALPGTPREALRALAVVARSYALAAPPRHPEGARCDLAHCQLLRGGGADRAHEAAARAAARATAGEVLRLPGGAVAAAPFHAACGGHTADPRQAFGGEGTGAAAVADPGCPPARWRAALDPAALAAAVRAALAASDPAGAAAVPARLGAPDLAVRAGAGGWVTQVAGAGGGWALGGDAFARAADASAGRGVVRSSRFRLGGGAGPPVLEGAGHGHGVGLCQAGAARRARGGEGYRGILRAYFPAATVERLPDGPPTERSADVGARRALPPGGVRR; translated from the coding sequence ATGCTCCTGCTGGTGGGCCCGGGCTCCGCTTCGCACGCCGCGCCGTCGGTCGCGGCTCCGGCGGCGGCGTCCTCCGCCGCGGCGGCGGGGCCGTCCATCGAGGTCGAGCTGCTCGCCCGCCTCGCGCCGCGGCGCATCGAGCTGGAGGGCGGCGGGCGGCGGCGCTCGGTCGCGGCCGCCGGCGACGGGCTCCGGGTGGACGGGGAGCCGGCGGGCGCGGTGCTCTCGCTCCCGGTCCGCACCTGGCGCATCGTCCCCGGCGCCGCCGCCGGCCCGGCGGCCCGGCCGCGCACCTACCGCGCCGCGCTCCGGATCCGCGCCGAGCGCGGGGTGCTGCGGGTGCGCGCCACGCTGGCGCTCGAGGACTACGTGGCCGGCGTGGTCGCGTCGGAGGCGCTGCCGGGCACGCCGCGCGAGGCGCTCCGCGCGCTGGCGGTGGTGGCCCGGTCGTACGCGCTCGCCGCGCCGCCGCGCCACCCGGAGGGCGCCCGCTGCGATCTCGCCCATTGCCAGCTCCTCCGCGGCGGCGGGGCGGACCGCGCGCACGAGGCGGCCGCGCGGGCGGCGGCGCGCGCCACCGCAGGCGAGGTGCTCCGGCTGCCGGGCGGCGCCGTGGCGGCGGCGCCGTTCCACGCGGCCTGCGGCGGCCACACCGCCGATCCGCGCCAGGCGTTCGGCGGTGAGGGGACGGGCGCCGCGGCGGTGGCCGACCCGGGCTGCCCGCCGGCGCGCTGGCGCGCGGCGCTCGACCCGGCCGCGCTGGCGGCGGCGGTGCGCGCCGCGCTCGCGGCCTCGGATCCGGCCGGCGCCGCGGCGGTGCCGGCGCGGCTCGGCGCGCCGGACCTCGCGGTGCGCGCCGGCGCGGGCGGGTGGGTGACGCAGGTGGCGGGCGCCGGCGGCGGCTGGGCGCTCGGCGGCGATGCGTTCGCGCGGGCCGCCGACGCGTCCGCGGGGCGCGGGGTGGTGCGGAGCTCGCGCTTCCGGCTCGGCGGCGGCGCCGGGCCTCCGGTGCTGGAGGGCGCCGGGCATGGCCACGGGGTGGGGCTCTGCCAGGCCGGCGCGGCGCGCCGCGCGCGCGGCGGGGAGGGGTACCGCGGGATCCTGCGCGCGTACTTCCCGGCCGCCACGGTGGAACGGCTACCGGACGGGCCGCCCACCGAAAGATCCGCCGATGTGGGCGCACGCCGCGCCCTACCGCCGGGCGGCGTGCGTCGCTAG